From a region of the Orcinus orca chromosome 18, mOrcOrc1.1, whole genome shotgun sequence genome:
- the SLITRK1 gene encoding SLIT and NTRK-like protein 1 codes for MLLWILLLETSLCFAAGNVTGDVCKEKICSCNEIEGDLHVDCEKKGFTSLQRFTAPTSQFYHLFLHGNSLTRLFPNEFANFYNAVSLHMENNGLHEIVPGAFLGLQLVKRLHINNNKIKSFRKQTFLGLDDLEYLQADFNLLRDIDPGAFQDLNKLEVLILNDNLISTLPANVFQYVPITHLDLRGNRLKTLPYEEVLEQIPGIAEILLEDNPWDCTCDLLSLKEWLENIPKNALIGRVVCEAPTRLQGKDLNETTEQDLCPLKNRVDSSLPAPPAQEETFAPGPLPTPFKTNGQEDHATPGSAPNGGTKIPGNWQIKIRPTAAIATGSARNKPPANGLPCPGGCSCDHIPGSGLKMNCNNRNVSSLADLKPKLSNVQELFLRDNKIHSIRKSHFVDYKNLILLDLGNNNIATVENNTFKNLLDLRWLYMDSNYLDTLSREKFAGLQNLEYLNVEYNAIQLILPGTFNAMPKLRILILNNNLLRSLPVDVFAGVSLSKLSLHNNYFMYLPVAGVLDQLTAIIQIDLHGNPWECSCTIVPFKQWAERLGSEVLMSDLKCETPVNFFRKDFMLLSNDEICPQLYARISPTLTSHSKNSTGLAETGTHSNSYLDTSRVSISVLVPGLLLVFVTSAFTVVGMLVFILRNRKRSKRRDANSSASEINSLQTVCDSSYWHNGPYNADGAHRVYDCGSHSLSD; via the coding sequence ATGCTGCTTTGGATTCTGTTGCTGGAGACGTCTCTTTGTTTTGCCGCTGGAAACGTTACAGGGGACGTTTGCAAAGAGAAGATCTGTTCCTGCAATGAGATAGAAGGGGACCTACACGTAGACTGTGAAAAAAAGGGCTTTACGAGTCTTCAGCGTTTCACCGCCCCGACTTCCCAGTTTTACCATCTATTTCTGCATGGCAATTCCCTCACTCGACTTTTCCCTAATGAGTTCGCTAACTTTTACAATGCGGTTAGTTTGCACATGGAAAATAATGGCTTGCATGAAATCGTTCCTGGGGCTTTTCTGGGGCTGCAGCTGGTGAAAAGGTTGCACATCAATAACAACAAGATCAAATCTTTTCGAAAGCAGACTTTCCTGGGGCTGGACGATCTGGAATACCTCCAGGCTGATTTTAATTTATTACGGGATATAGACCCGGGGGCCTTCCAGGACTTGAACAAGCTGGAGGTACTCATTTTAAACGACAATCTCATCAGCACCCTACCTGCcaatgtgttccaatatgtgccCATCACTCACCTCGACCTCCGGGGAAACAGGCTGAAAACGCTGCCCTACGAGGAGGTCTTGGAGCAAATCCCTGGCATTGCCGAGATCCTGCTAGAGGATAACCCATGGGACTGCACTTGTGATCTGCTCTCCCTGAAAGAATGGCTCGAAAACATTCCCAAAAATGCCCTGATCGGCCGAGTAGTCTGCGAAGCCCCCACCAGGCTGCAGGGCAAAGACCTCAATGAAACCACTGAACAGGACTTGTGTCCTTTGAAAAACAGAGTGGATTCTAGTCTCCCGGCTCCCCCTGCCCAAGAAGAGACCTTCGCTCCTGGCCCCCTGCCAACTCCTTTCAAGACAAATGGGCAAGAAGATCATGCCACCCCAGGGTCGGCTCCAAACGGAGGTACAAAGATCCCAGGCAACTGGCAGATCAAAATCAGACCCACGGCAGCGATAGCTACCGGCAGCGCCAGAAACAAACCCCCAGCCAACGGCTTGCCCTGCCCTGGGGGCTGCAGCTGCGACCACATCCCAGGGTCGGGTTTAAAGATGAACTGCAACAACCGGAACGTGAGCAGCTTGGCTGATTTGAAGCCCAAGCTTTCCAACGTGCAGGAGCTTTTCCTGCGAGATAACAAGATCCATAGCATCCGAAAATCGCACTTTGTGGATTACAAGAATCTCATTCTGTTGGATCTGGGCAACAATAACATCGCCACCGTAGAGAACAACACTTTTAAGAATCTTTTGGACCTCAGGTGGTTGTATATGGATAGTAACTACCTTGACACGCTGTCCCGGGAGAAATTCGCCGGGCTGCAAAACCTTGAGTACCTGAACGTGGAGTACAACGCCATCCAGCTCATCCTTCCTGGCACCTTCAATGCCATGCCCAAACTGAGGATCCTCATTCTCAACAACAACTTGCTGAGGTCCCTGCCCGTGGACGTGTTTGCTGGGGTCTCGCTCTCTAAACTCAGCCTGCACAACAATTACTTCATGTACCTTCCGGTGGCAGGGGTGCTGGACCAGTTAACCGCCATCATCCAGATAGACCTGCACGGAAAcccttgggagtgttcctgcacCATTGTGCCTTTCAAGCAATGGGCAGAACGCCTGGGTTCCGAAGTGCTGATGAGCGACCTCAAGTGCGAGACGCCAGTGAACTTCTTTAGGAAGGATTTCATGCTCCTCTCCAATGACGAGATCTGCCCCCAGCTGTACGCGAGGATCTCGCCCACGTTAACTTCGCACAGTAAAAACAGCACTGGGTTGGCGGAGACCGGGACACACTCCAACTCCTACTTAGACACCAGCAGGGTGTCCATCTCCGTGTTGGTCCCGGGACTGCTGCTGGTGTTTGTCACCTCCGCCTTCACTGTGGTGGGCATGCTCGTGTTTATCCTGAGGAATCGAAAGCGGTCTAAGAGAAGGGACGCCAACTCCTCGGCGTCCGAAATTAATTCCCTACAGACAGTCTGTGACTCTTCCTACTGGCACAATGGGCCTTACAACGCAGATGGGGCCCACAGGGTGTATGACTGTGGCTCCCACTCGCTCTCAGACTAA